AAGTATCGGGACAATGATTGTTGTATGGAATAGCGATCCGAATGCTAATCAATAGCTAAAGAAACGCGATCGCCTCCGACATCACGCATCTCTCCTAATAGTTGCACAACCAATTCATAAGGTAATTTGCTATCCGGTTGCAGTAAAACAGAACCTTGAGGATTTTGCTGAAGATAAACTCGCATTTGTTGTAAGAGTTGTTGTTTAGTTACTTGTTGTTGATCGAGTAAAATTTGTTTTTCCTTGAATTCTACAAGTAGTGGTGGTGCGTTTTCTAGTGATATAGTATTATCTTGTGCAGGTAGCTGAATATTAACGCCTTGTTCGTTTGTCAATGTCATAGAAACTAAGACAAAAAAAGCCAAAGTTGCCATCATTACGTTC
This portion of the Chroogloeocystis siderophila 5.2 s.c.1 genome encodes:
- a CDS encoding ExbD/TolR family protein, with translation MRFKHQQRSVIPTIDLTPMLNVMMATLAFFVLVSMTLTNEQGVNIQLPAQDNTISLENAPPLLVEFKEKQILLDQQQVTKQQLLQQMRVYLQQNPQGSVLLQPDSKLPYELVVQLLGEMRDVGGDRVSLAID